Proteins from a genomic interval of Diceros bicornis minor isolate mBicDic1 chromosome 34, mDicBic1.mat.cur, whole genome shotgun sequence:
- the LOC131397937 gene encoding vomeronasal type-1 receptor 4-like: protein MATRDLVIGVLFLSQTVFGIWGNCSLCYHYIFCYFTGCRVRSTGLILRHLTVANSLVITFKGVPQTMEAFGLEISLNDFACKLVLYVPRVGRGVSLGTTCLLSVVQAFTISPRNSRWGELKVQVLKCTGPYIILCWILYMLVNIIFPLYVTSKWNNKTITKEKDLGYCYGMWTNKSTQSLLAAVLTAPDVVCLGLMLWASISVVFTLYRHKQRVQYIHRNNISPRSSPETRAMQSTLVLVSTFISFYTLSSIFSVCLALSDHPSWWLLNITAMFALCFPSVSPFLLIHDARGLRLFSACCKRNTHFPKLFR, encoded by the coding sequence ATGGCCACCAGGGATTTGGTGATAGGAGTTTTGTTCTTATCACAAACCGTATTTGGGATCTGGGGGAATTGCTCTCTTTGTTATCATTATATCTTCTGTTACTTCACTGGATGCAGGGTAAGGTCCACGGGCTTGATTCTCAGGCACCTAACTGTAGCCAACTCCTTAGTCATCACCTTTAAAGGAGTTCCCCAGACAATGGAAGCTTTTGGGTTGGAGATTTCCCTCAATGATTTTGCATGCAAACTTGTTTTGTACGTTCCCAGGGTGGGCAGGGGTGTGTCCCTTGGCACCACTTGTCTCCTGAGTGTCGTCCAGGCCTTCACCATCAGTCCTCGAAACTCCAGGTGGGGAGAGCTTAAAGTCCAAGTTCTCAAATGCACTGGTCCCTACATTATCCTGTGCTGGATCCTGTACATGCTGGTAAatatcatttttcctctttatgtGACCAGTAAGTGGAATAACAAAACCATCACCAAGGAAAAAGATTTGGGATACTGTTATGGGATGTGGACTAACAAAAGCACACAATCACTCCTTGCAGCAGTTTTAACTGCTCCTGATGTTGTGTGTTTGGGGCTCATGCTCTGGGCCAGCATCTCCGTGGTTTTCACCCTCTACAGGCATAAGCAGCGAGTCCAATACATTCACAGGAACAACATCTCCCCCAGATCCTCTCCTGAGACCAGAGCCATGCAAAGCACCCTTGTTCTGGTGAGCACCTTTATATCTTTTTACACCCTCTCCTCCATCTTTTCGGTTTGCTTGGCTCTTTCTGATCATCCTAGCTGGTGGCTGCTAAACATCACTGCTATGTTTGCCTTATGCTTCCCATCAGTCAGCCCCTTTCTTTTGATTCATGATGCCAGAGGACTCAGGCTCTTTTCTGCCTGCTGCAAAAGGAACACCCACTTCCCTAAACTGTTTAGATAg